A window of the Desulforapulum autotrophicum HRM2 genome harbors these coding sequences:
- a CDS encoding PhoH family protein: MKKKFIPDTNVILHDSGCIHQFKDNSICIPITVIEELDKFKKGNNVIHCNARDFLRTLDGLSSDCMLTNGGAPMENGEGTISILLDLPMDEKVKSNFNGITPDVRILNIAYCHARTHGFDKVVLVTKDVNLRLRARSMGVKTENYQSQYVKDPLDIYSGMQVIENIKHEMLEHLFQKPYELDVSNLLQAPSLLANENLILKNGSSSALACFDAGRQTIRRIQSRVCYGIKPRNSEQAFALNAMLNPDIPLVTLSGKAGTGKTLLALAAALETRRSYRQIFIARPVVPLSNKDLGYLPGDMASKLDPYMQPLYDNLAVLQNQANTQGEGRAKPISQLLEDEKIVITPISYIRERSIVRVFFIVDEAQNLTPHEVKTIITRAGEGTKIVFTGDIMQIDHPYLDSQTNGLAYIIEKMKGQKLYAHINLEKGERSELSELASQIL; encoded by the coding sequence ATGAAAAAAAAATTTATTCCGGACACCAACGTCATTCTCCACGATAGCGGCTGTATTCATCAATTCAAGGATAACAGTATCTGTATTCCCATCACTGTTATTGAAGAGCTGGATAAATTTAAAAAAGGGAATAATGTGATTCACTGCAATGCCAGAGATTTTCTACGAACCCTGGACGGCCTGTCCAGTGATTGTATGCTCACCAATGGCGGGGCGCCCATGGAAAACGGGGAGGGAACCATCTCCATCCTGCTGGATCTGCCCATGGATGAAAAGGTGAAAAGTAATTTCAACGGTATTACGCCGGATGTCAGAATTCTCAACATTGCCTATTGTCACGCCAGAACCCATGGGTTTGATAAGGTGGTACTGGTCACCAAGGATGTAAATTTGCGGTTGCGGGCCCGGTCCATGGGGGTGAAAACCGAAAACTATCAATCACAATATGTTAAAGATCCTTTAGATATTTACAGCGGCATGCAGGTGATAGAAAATATTAAACATGAGATGCTGGAACATCTTTTTCAGAAACCCTATGAATTGGACGTTTCAAATCTGCTCCAGGCCCCTTCACTGCTGGCCAATGAAAATCTCATCCTGAAAAACGGCTCAAGTTCAGCCCTGGCCTGCTTTGATGCAGGTCGGCAGACCATACGGCGGATTCAATCCCGGGTCTGCTATGGAATTAAACCCCGAAACTCGGAGCAGGCCTTTGCCCTAAATGCCATGCTCAATCCGGACATTCCCCTGGTGACCCTGTCCGGCAAAGCCGGCACGGGAAAAACCCTCCTTGCCCTGGCGGCGGCCCTGGAGACCCGTCGCAGTTACCGGCAGATCTTCATTGCCCGGCCGGTGGTGCCCTTAAGTAACAAAGATCTGGGATATCTGCCCGGGGATATGGCTTCCAAGCTGGACCCTTACATGCAGCCGCTTTATGACAATCTCGCCGTGCTGCAAAATCAGGCCAACACTCAAGGTGAGGGGCGTGCAAAACCCATTTCCCAGCTTCTGGAGGATGAAAAAATTGTGATTACCCCCATCTCCTATATCCGGGAACGAAGTATTGTTCGGGTTTTCTTCATCGTGGACGAAGCCCAGAATCTCACCCCCCATGAGGTGAAAACCATCATCACCCGGGCTGGGGAAGGAACCAAAATCGTATTTACAGGAGATATCATGCAGATCGACCACCCCTATCTGGACAGTCAGACAAATGGCCTTGCCTACATCATTGAAAAGATGAAGGGACAAAAACTCTACGCCCATATCAATCTTGAAAAGGGCGAACGATCTGAGCTGTCGGAACTGGCTTCCCAAATTCTTTAA
- a CDS encoding DeoR/GlpR family DNA-binding transcription regulator produces the protein MNTIQLSPFSPDKGFSLSDRQTRMAEMIRQRGFIRVDVLAQNFQVTSQTIRRDLNLLCEHGIARRTHGGVQKLEMPGNLSYAWRQILNSHAKQAIAREVARHVPNRVSVALGIGTTPEIVFKALLDHGHLRIVTNNMTIAMLACANPTFDVTIAGGRLRNAGRDVMGDGMETLFKAYKVDIGIYGVAGVDEDGTLLDLHEEEVKVRQIIRQNCRSAYLVLDQTKFGRAAHVRGGKIDEATKVFCDGKPPEPIPSMIRRSGGQLMVCGQGNTP, from the coding sequence ATGAACACCATCCAGCTTAGCCCGTTTTCCCCGGATAAAGGGTTTTCCCTGTCGGACCGCCAGACCCGGATGGCCGAGATGATCCGCCAAAGGGGTTTCATCCGTGTGGACGTCCTTGCCCAAAACTTCCAGGTAACGTCCCAGACAATTCGCCGTGACCTGAACCTGCTGTGCGAACACGGCATTGCAAGGCGGACCCATGGCGGAGTTCAGAAACTGGAGATGCCGGGCAACTTGAGCTATGCATGGAGACAAATTCTTAACAGCCATGCCAAACAGGCCATTGCCCGGGAGGTGGCCCGCCATGTTCCCAACAGAGTTTCCGTGGCCTTGGGCATTGGTACGACGCCAGAGATTGTATTCAAGGCGTTACTCGACCATGGGCACCTGCGGATCGTCACCAACAACATGACCATTGCCATGCTGGCCTGTGCCAACCCGACCTTTGATGTAACCATTGCAGGCGGGCGCCTCAGGAACGCGGGACGGGATGTCATGGGTGACGGCATGGAAACCCTGTTCAAGGCCTATAAAGTGGATATCGGCATCTACGGGGTGGCCGGGGTTGACGAAGATGGAACCCTTCTGGATCTCCATGAAGAGGAAGTCAAGGTCCGGCAGATCATCCGGCAAAACTGCCGCAGCGCCTATCTTGTTCTGGACCAAACCAAATTCGGACGTGCCGCCCATGTACGGGGAGGAAAGATAGATGAGGCAACCAAGGTGTTCTGTGACGGAAAACCGCCCGAACCTATCCCTTCCATGATCCGGCGTTCCGGGGGTCAGCTCATGGTGTGTGGACAAGGCAACACACCATGA
- a CDS encoding HMA2 domain-containing protein translates to MEILPEATVTHCIKGRVRLKIFAIPSPRERYFNRVSETLSQAFKDGSIRINSVTGSLLLECPDLDLDSVVRHGQKNGLFRLNIHGSQAPVTVARVARTQIKRIDDGIRKLSCGILDMPGSVFVLLIAHAMREIMRGKLALPNWFSALWIASTIYNREFYGHVSDGVHVHDDGDSHTA, encoded by the coding sequence ATGGAGATTTTACCTGAAGCAACAGTGACACATTGTATTAAAGGCCGTGTTCGGCTCAAGATCTTCGCAATTCCCTCCCCCAGGGAGCGTTATTTTAATAGAGTTTCGGAGACCCTGAGCCAGGCATTTAAAGATGGGTCTATCCGCATCAATTCTGTTACGGGAAGCCTGCTTTTGGAGTGTCCGGATCTTGATCTTGATTCCGTGGTCCGCCATGGGCAGAAGAACGGGCTGTTCCGACTAAACATCCATGGTAGTCAGGCCCCGGTCACTGTTGCCAGGGTAGCCAGAACCCAGATCAAAAGGATTGATGACGGTATTCGGAAACTCTCCTGCGGCATCCTGGATATGCCCGGTTCTGTTTTTGTCCTTTTGATCGCCCATGCCATGCGGGAGATCATGCGGGGAAAACTGGCGCTGCCCAACTGGTTCTCGGCCCTTTGGATTGCCTCCACTATCTACAACAGGGAATTTTACGGTCATGTCAGTGACGGCGTTCATGTCCACGATGACGGAGATTCCCATACGGCATGA
- a CDS encoding DUF5132 domain-containing protein: MKYIPKGLTAGNVAIGVGVVLLAPIVLPILGSVAKPIIKSVIKGTLIAYDGVKVTIAEAKESLEDITAEAKAEVASKATVEE, translated from the coding sequence ATGAAATATATCCCCAAAGGGCTGACTGCTGGAAACGTTGCCATTGGCGTTGGTGTTGTTCTTCTGGCTCCGATTGTGCTTCCCATTCTCGGCAGCGTGGCCAAACCCATTATCAAGTCGGTGATCAAAGGCACCCTGATCGCCTATGACGGTGTAAAGGTAACCATTGCCGAGGCCAAAGAATCCCTGGAAGACATTACTGCCGAGGCCAAGGCAGAGGTTGCGTCCAAAGCAACCGTGGAAGAGTGA
- a CDS encoding methyl-accepting chemotaxis protein has translation MGNLQDMIKSIAGNADSLGTSANSLVSLSQSISSGSDNMSERSCSVAAAAEEMSANMNSVAAANVNMVASAMEEMNATVREQSKRRRSSKTRPPAPEAGRPIQGVMAAPLWTRLAGSFIIKTGSSVSPGWIFPWMPCGIWF, from the coding sequence ATGGGAAACCTCCAGGACATGATCAAAAGTATCGCCGGAAATGCCGACAGCCTTGGAACCTCGGCCAACTCTCTTGTCTCCCTCTCCCAGTCCATCTCCAGCGGTTCGGACAACATGTCGGAACGCTCCTGCTCAGTTGCTGCGGCTGCTGAGGAGATGAGCGCCAACATGAACTCCGTTGCAGCGGCCAACGTCAACATGGTGGCCTCGGCCATGGAAGAGATGAACGCCACGGTAAGGGAACAATCTAAGCGCCGAAGATCTTCAAAAACTCGCCCACCAGCTCCAGAAGCTGGTAGGCCGATTCAAGGTGTAATGGCGGCACCCCTGTGGACAAGGTTGGCAGGCTCCTTTATCATAAAAACCGGGTCATCGGTGTCACCGGGGTGGATTTTTCCATGGATGCCATGCGGGATCTGGTTCTGA
- a CDS encoding PDC sensor domain-containing protein yields MDAMRDLVLKIKPYTTGYGFLISETGIMVAHPKKNLVGENVRKFVFQTTFDRITLGEPAIEEHLSTITGKPNAYVFVPITPGRTGMAWGIAVAVPVDEITVGAHALRNISILIAVITAANARDSMAELGQAA; encoded by the coding sequence ATGGATGCCATGCGGGATCTGGTTCTGAAGATCAAGCCCTATACCACCGGTTACGGTTTCCTGATATCGGAAACCGGAATCATGGTTGCCCATCCGAAAAAAAACCTGGTGGGGGAGAACGTCAGGAAATTCGTATTCCAGACCACCTTCGACCGCATCACCCTGGGAGAACCCGCGATTGAAGAACATCTGTCCACCATCACCGGCAAGCCCAATGCCTATGTATTTGTCCCCATAACCCCGGGCAGGACCGGGATGGCCTGGGGTATTGCCGTGGCCGTCCCGGTGGATGAAATCACGGTCGGAGCCCACGCCCTTAGAAACATCAGCATCCTCATCGCCGTGATAACAGCGGCCAACGCCAGAGACTCCATGGCCGAACTGGGCCAGGCGGCCTAG